One genomic region from Mangifera indica cultivar Alphonso chromosome 17, CATAS_Mindica_2.1, whole genome shotgun sequence encodes:
- the LOC123200300 gene encoding calcium-transporting ATPase 8, plasma membrane-type-like isoform X2 yields the protein MEAGTRFSDDEKNPFIITRTKDATIERLRGWRQAALVLNASRRFRYTLDLKKEEEKKESLRKIGAHVERLRAAICYKEGVLQGSGESPQFSLVPNGDFPIGQEQLTLLTRDHNILALQQCGGARLSNLLKTNLEKGINGDDADLLKRRNVFGSNTYPKKKGRSFWMFLWDAWQDLTLITLMVAAMASLALGIKTEGIEEGWCDGASTAFAVILGVVVTVISDYRQSLQFQNLNEEKRNIHMEVIRGGRRIEASIYDIVVGDVVPLNIGDQVPADGIVISVHSFYIDESSMTGESKIVHKDSKDPFLMSGCKVADGNGVMLVTSVGTNTEWGMLMASISEDTGEETPLQVRLNGVATFIGIVGLAVAFIVLFVLLARYFSGHTKNEDGITQFIAGRTSVGDAVDGAIKILTIGVTIVIVAVPEGLPLAVTLTLAYSMRKMMADKALVRRLSACETMGSATTICSDKTGSLTLNEMTVVEAYVGEKKIDSLDGNQLPPMLTSLLIEGIAQNTTGSIYVPAGDADVEVSGSPTERAILYWGIKLGMNFEAVRSESSVIQVFPFNSQRKQSGVALQLPNSEVHIHWKGAAEIVLASCTQYIDSNDCLVAMDEEKVKFFKYAIEDMASCSLRCVAIAYTKYDRQSVPVDEEQLSQWVLPEDDLVLLAIVGLKDPCRPNDKDAVQLCQIAGVKVRMVTGDNINTARAIALECGILTSEMDATEPNIIEGKNFRALSDAQREEIAEKISVMGRSSPSDKLLLVQALRKRGHVVAVTGDGTNDAPALHEADIGLAMGIQGTEVAKESSDIIILDDNFATVVKVVRWGRSVYANIQKFSQFQRTVNVAALIINFVAAVSSGDVPLNAVQLLWINLIMDTLGALALATEPPTDHLMQRPPVGRREPLTTNIMCRNLIIQTIYQLSVLLVLNFEGKNLLDLEEDDRNHANKVKNTLIFNSFVLCQIFNEFNARKPDEKNIFRGITKNHIFMGIVTLTVVLRIIIIEFLGKFAKTVKLNWKQWVISVVIGLISWPLAFIGKFIPVPDTPISNLLKEDVYEEILKFGPLLLLGNLFLYQILQSVTCSEEDIYEEILNQ from the exons ATGGAGGCAGGTACGCGTTTCTCTGATGACGAAAAAAATCCTTTCATCATCACTAGAACTAAGGACGCTACCATCGAACGGCTCAGGGGTTGGAGA CAAGCAGCCCTTGTGTTAAATGCCTCTCGTCGATTCCGGTACACATTGGATCTTAAGAAggaagaggagaagaaagaatCATTGAGGAAAATTGGAGCACATGTGGAACGCTTACGA GCTGCAATTTGCTACAAGGAAGGTGTTCTACAAGGCAGTG GTGAATCACCACAATTTTCTTTAGTTCCTAATGGTGATTTTCCAATTGGGCAAGAACAACTTACTTTATTGACAAGGGATCATAATATTTTGGCCCTACAGCAATGCGGGGGGGCAA GGCTATCtaatttgttaaaaacaaatttagagAAAGGAATTAATGGTGATGATGCAGACTTGCTGAAACGAAGGAATGTATTTGGATCAAACACTTATCCCAAGAAAAAGGGAAGAAGTTTTTGg ATGTTCCTCTGGGATGCATGGCAAGATCTGACTTTGATCACATTGATGGTAGCTGCGATGGCTTCTTTGGCACTTGGCATAAAGACAGAG GGTATTGAGGAAGGATGGTGTGATGGAGCGAGCACTGCCTTTGCAGTTATTCTAGGTGTTGTTGTGACAG TTATAAGTGATTATCGACAATCTCTTCAATTCCAAAACCTTAATGAGGAGAAGCGAAACATACATATGGAG GTCATTAGAGGCGGTAGAAGAATAGAAGCCTCAATATATGATATCGTTGTTGGTGATGTTGTGCCCCTCAACATTGGTGATCAG GTCCCTGCTGATGGAATTGTAATTTCTGTGCACTCGTTTTACATTGATGAATCTAGCATGACTGGAGAGAGCAAGATT GTTCACAAGGACTCGAAGGATCCATTTTTGATGTCTGGCTGCAAGGTTGCAGATGGCAATGGTGTCATGCTT GTAACCAGTGTTGGGACTAATACTGAATGGGGAATGCTCATGGCTAGCATTTCAGAGGACACTGGTGAAGAAACACCTCTGCAG GTACGCCTAAATGGGGTTGCAACTTTTATTGGGATTGTTGGGCTTGCAGTGGCCTTCATAGTCTTGTTTGTCCTTTTAGCTAG ATACTTTTCTGGCCATACCAAAAATGAAGATGGAATCACTCAGTTTATAGCCGGAAGGACCAGTGTTGGTGATGCTGTAGATGGAGCCATTAAAATTTTGACTATTGGT GTGACTATTGTTATAGTTGCAGTTCCTGAAGGGCTTCCCCTGGCTGTTACCTTAAC ACTTGCCTATTCAATGAGGAAAATGATGGCAGACAAAGCGCTG GTGAGAAGGCTTTCTGCCTGTGAGACAATGGGCTCAGCCACAACTATTTGCAGTGATAAGACCGGATCTCTAACTTTGAATGAG ATGACAGTTGTTGAAGCTTATGTTGGTGAGAAGAAAATCGATTCTCTGGATGGCAATCAGTTGCCTCCTATGCTGACCTCATTACTTATTGAAGGCATTGCACAAAATACAACTGGCAGTATCTATGTGCCTGCA GGTGATGCAGATGTAGAGGTTTCTGGATCACCAACAGAAAGGGCAATTCTTTATTGGGGAATTAAG CTTGGGATGAACTTTGAAGCTGTTAGATCTGAGTCTTCTGTTATTCAGGTTTTCCCATTCAACTCTCAGAGAAAACAGAGTGGAGTTGCTTTGCAATTG CCTAATTCTGAAGTTCACATACACTGGAAAGGAGCTGCTGAAATAGTTTTGGCGTCGTGCACTCAGTACATTGACTCAAATGATTGTTTGGTAGCCATGGATGAAGAAAAG GTGAAATTTTTTAAGTATGCTATTGAAGACATGGCTTCTTGTAGTTTACGTTGTGTTGCAATTGCATATACAAAATATGATAGACAAAGTGTTCCAGTGGATGAGGAGCAACTTTCTCAGTGGGTATTGCCGGAAGATGACCTTGTTTTGCTGGCTATTGTGGGTTTAAAG GATCCATGTCGTCCCAATGACAAAGATGCAGTACAACTATGCCAGATTGCTGGTGtaaag GTGCGCATGGTGACAGGTGATAATATTAATACTGCAAGAGCAATTGCTTTGGAAtgtggaatattaacttcagaGATGGATGCTACTGAACCTAATATTATTGAGGGAAAAAATTTTCGTGCCTTGTCAGATGcacaaagagaagaaattgCTGAGAAGATTTCA GTAATGGGACGTTCTTCTCCCAGTGATAAATTACTACTTGTGCAAGCATTGAGAAAGAGGGGACATGTTGTTGCTGTAACTGGAGATGGTACTAATGATGCTCCTGCACTACATGAG GCAGATATCGGTCTTGCAATGGGTATTCAAGGGACAGAAGTTGCCAAGGAGAGCTCAGATATCATTATCTTGGATGATAATTTTGCTACAGTTGTGAAG GTCGTGAGATGGGGCCGGTCAGTCTATGCAAATATTCAGAAATTCAGCCAGTTTCAGCGTACTGTTAATGTCGCAgctcttattattaatttcgtGGCTGCAGTTTCCTCAGGTGATGTTCCCCTAAATGCAGTAcag CTTCTTTGGATTAACCTTATCATGGATACACTTGGAGCCCTAGCATTGGCTACTGAACCACCAACAGATCACCTGATGCAAAGGCCCCCAGTTGGTCGAAG AGAACCACTTACAACTAACATAATGTGCAGGAACCTTATAATACAG ACTATCTATCAATTGAGCGTTCTGCTCGTATTGAACTTTGAAGGAAAGAATTTACTTGATTTGGAGGAGGATGATCGGAACCATGCTAACAAAGTAAAAAATACACTGATTTTCAATTCTTTTGTCCTTTGTCAG ATCTTTAATGAATTTAATGCTCGAAAGCCAGATGAAAAGAATATTTTCAGAGGTATTACTAAAAACCATATTTTCATGGGTATAGTGACACTAACCGTCGTACTTCGG ATAATCATCATTGAGTTTCTTGGGAAGTTTGCTAAAACTGTCAAGCTCAACTGGAAACAGTGGGTCATCTCAGTTGTTATTGGTCTTATCAG TTGGCCCCTTGCCTTTATTGGGAAATTTATTCCTGTACCAGATACTCCGATCAGTAACTTGTTGAAAGAAGACGTCTATGAAGAAATTCTCAAAT TTGGCCCCTTGCTTTTATTGGGAAATTTATTCCTGTACCAGATACTCCAATCAGTAACTTGTTCAGAAGAAGACATCTACGAAGAAATTCTCAAT CAATAA
- the LOC123200300 gene encoding calcium-transporting ATPase 8, plasma membrane-type-like isoform X1 — translation MQLVKGLSNLLKTNLEKGINGDDADLLKRRNVFGSNTYPKKKGRSFWMFLWDAWQDLTLITLMVAAMASLALGIKTEGIEEGWCDGASTAFAVILGVVVTVISDYRQSLQFQNLNEEKRNIHMEVIRGGRRIEASIYDIVVGDVVPLNIGDQVPADGIVISVHSFYIDESSMTGESKIVHKDSKDPFLMSGCKVADGNGVMLVTSVGTNTEWGMLMASISEDTGEETPLQVRLNGVATFIGIVGLAVAFIVLFVLLARYFSGHTKNEDGITQFIAGRTSVGDAVDGAIKILTIGVTIVIVAVPEGLPLAVTLTLAYSMRKMMADKALVRRLSACETMGSATTICSDKTGSLTLNEMTVVEAYVGEKKIDSLDGNQLPPMLTSLLIEGIAQNTTGSIYVPAQGDADVEVSGSPTERAILYWGIKLGMNFEAVRSESSVIQVFPFNSQRKQSGVALQLPNSEVHIHWKGAAEIVLASCTQYIDSNDCLVAMDEEKVKFFKYAIEDMASCSLRCVAIAYTKYDRQSVPVDEEQLSQWVLPEDDLVLLAIVGLKDPCRPNDKDAVQLCQIAGVKVRMVTGDNINTARAIALECGILTSEMDATEPNIIEGKNFRALSDAQREEIAEKISVMGRSSPSDKLLLVQALRKRGHVVAVTGDGTNDAPALHEADIGLAMGIQGTEVAKESSDIIILDDNFATVVKVVRWGRSVYANIQKFSQFQRTVNVAALIINFVAAVSSGDVPLNAVQLLWINLIMDTLGALALATEPPTDHLMQRPPVGRREPLTTNIMCRNLIIQTIYQLSVLLVLNFEGKNLLDLEEDDRNHANKVKNTLIFNSFVLCQIFNEFNARKPDEKNIFRGITKNHIFMGIVTLTVVLRIIIIEFLGKFAKTVKLNWKQWVISVVIGLISWPLAFIGKFIPVPDTPISNLLKEDVYEEILKFGPLLLLGNLFLYQILQSVTCSEEDIYEEILNQ, via the exons ATGCAATTGGTTAAAGGGCTATCtaatttgttaaaaacaaatttagagAAAGGAATTAATGGTGATGATGCAGACTTGCTGAAACGAAGGAATGTATTTGGATCAAACACTTATCCCAAGAAAAAGGGAAGAAGTTTTTGg ATGTTCCTCTGGGATGCATGGCAAGATCTGACTTTGATCACATTGATGGTAGCTGCGATGGCTTCTTTGGCACTTGGCATAAAGACAGAG GGTATTGAGGAAGGATGGTGTGATGGAGCGAGCACTGCCTTTGCAGTTATTCTAGGTGTTGTTGTGACAG TTATAAGTGATTATCGACAATCTCTTCAATTCCAAAACCTTAATGAGGAGAAGCGAAACATACATATGGAG GTCATTAGAGGCGGTAGAAGAATAGAAGCCTCAATATATGATATCGTTGTTGGTGATGTTGTGCCCCTCAACATTGGTGATCAG GTCCCTGCTGATGGAATTGTAATTTCTGTGCACTCGTTTTACATTGATGAATCTAGCATGACTGGAGAGAGCAAGATT GTTCACAAGGACTCGAAGGATCCATTTTTGATGTCTGGCTGCAAGGTTGCAGATGGCAATGGTGTCATGCTT GTAACCAGTGTTGGGACTAATACTGAATGGGGAATGCTCATGGCTAGCATTTCAGAGGACACTGGTGAAGAAACACCTCTGCAG GTACGCCTAAATGGGGTTGCAACTTTTATTGGGATTGTTGGGCTTGCAGTGGCCTTCATAGTCTTGTTTGTCCTTTTAGCTAG ATACTTTTCTGGCCATACCAAAAATGAAGATGGAATCACTCAGTTTATAGCCGGAAGGACCAGTGTTGGTGATGCTGTAGATGGAGCCATTAAAATTTTGACTATTGGT GTGACTATTGTTATAGTTGCAGTTCCTGAAGGGCTTCCCCTGGCTGTTACCTTAAC ACTTGCCTATTCAATGAGGAAAATGATGGCAGACAAAGCGCTG GTGAGAAGGCTTTCTGCCTGTGAGACAATGGGCTCAGCCACAACTATTTGCAGTGATAAGACCGGATCTCTAACTTTGAATGAG ATGACAGTTGTTGAAGCTTATGTTGGTGAGAAGAAAATCGATTCTCTGGATGGCAATCAGTTGCCTCCTATGCTGACCTCATTACTTATTGAAGGCATTGCACAAAATACAACTGGCAGTATCTATGTGCCTGCA CAGGGTGATGCAGATGTAGAGGTTTCTGGATCACCAACAGAAAGGGCAATTCTTTATTGGGGAATTAAG CTTGGGATGAACTTTGAAGCTGTTAGATCTGAGTCTTCTGTTATTCAGGTTTTCCCATTCAACTCTCAGAGAAAACAGAGTGGAGTTGCTTTGCAATTG CCTAATTCTGAAGTTCACATACACTGGAAAGGAGCTGCTGAAATAGTTTTGGCGTCGTGCACTCAGTACATTGACTCAAATGATTGTTTGGTAGCCATGGATGAAGAAAAG GTGAAATTTTTTAAGTATGCTATTGAAGACATGGCTTCTTGTAGTTTACGTTGTGTTGCAATTGCATATACAAAATATGATAGACAAAGTGTTCCAGTGGATGAGGAGCAACTTTCTCAGTGGGTATTGCCGGAAGATGACCTTGTTTTGCTGGCTATTGTGGGTTTAAAG GATCCATGTCGTCCCAATGACAAAGATGCAGTACAACTATGCCAGATTGCTGGTGtaaag GTGCGCATGGTGACAGGTGATAATATTAATACTGCAAGAGCAATTGCTTTGGAAtgtggaatattaacttcagaGATGGATGCTACTGAACCTAATATTATTGAGGGAAAAAATTTTCGTGCCTTGTCAGATGcacaaagagaagaaattgCTGAGAAGATTTCA GTAATGGGACGTTCTTCTCCCAGTGATAAATTACTACTTGTGCAAGCATTGAGAAAGAGGGGACATGTTGTTGCTGTAACTGGAGATGGTACTAATGATGCTCCTGCACTACATGAG GCAGATATCGGTCTTGCAATGGGTATTCAAGGGACAGAAGTTGCCAAGGAGAGCTCAGATATCATTATCTTGGATGATAATTTTGCTACAGTTGTGAAG GTCGTGAGATGGGGCCGGTCAGTCTATGCAAATATTCAGAAATTCAGCCAGTTTCAGCGTACTGTTAATGTCGCAgctcttattattaatttcgtGGCTGCAGTTTCCTCAGGTGATGTTCCCCTAAATGCAGTAcag CTTCTTTGGATTAACCTTATCATGGATACACTTGGAGCCCTAGCATTGGCTACTGAACCACCAACAGATCACCTGATGCAAAGGCCCCCAGTTGGTCGAAG AGAACCACTTACAACTAACATAATGTGCAGGAACCTTATAATACAG ACTATCTATCAATTGAGCGTTCTGCTCGTATTGAACTTTGAAGGAAAGAATTTACTTGATTTGGAGGAGGATGATCGGAACCATGCTAACAAAGTAAAAAATACACTGATTTTCAATTCTTTTGTCCTTTGTCAG ATCTTTAATGAATTTAATGCTCGAAAGCCAGATGAAAAGAATATTTTCAGAGGTATTACTAAAAACCATATTTTCATGGGTATAGTGACACTAACCGTCGTACTTCGG ATAATCATCATTGAGTTTCTTGGGAAGTTTGCTAAAACTGTCAAGCTCAACTGGAAACAGTGGGTCATCTCAGTTGTTATTGGTCTTATCAG TTGGCCCCTTGCCTTTATTGGGAAATTTATTCCTGTACCAGATACTCCGATCAGTAACTTGTTGAAAGAAGACGTCTATGAAGAAATTCTCAAAT TTGGCCCCTTGCTTTTATTGGGAAATTTATTCCTGTACCAGATACTCCAATCAGTAACTTGTTCAGAAGAAGACATCTACGAAGAAATTCTCAAT CAATAA